One window from the genome of Phocoena phocoena chromosome 15, mPhoPho1.1, whole genome shotgun sequence encodes:
- the SS18L1 gene encoding calcium-responsive transactivator yields the protein MSVAFASARPRGKGEVTQQTIQKMLDENHHLIQCILDYQSKGKTAECTQYQQILHRNLVYLATIADSNQNMQSLLPAPPTQSLALGPGGLSQSGSGQGLHSQGSLSDAIGAGLPPSSLMQAQIGNGPNHVTLQQTSQSTLPTTSMSMSGSGHGSGPGYSHSGPASQSIPLQGQGAISSYVSRANINMQSNPVSMLHQQAASSHYGTAQGGSQHYQGQSMAMMGQSGQAGSMMGQRPMAPYRPSQQGSSQQYLGQEEYYGSEQYGHGQAASEPMSQQYYPDGHGDYAYQPASYTEQSYDRSFEESTQHYYEGGNSQYSQQQAGYQQGTAQQQTYSQQQYPNQQSYPGQQQGYGPAQGAPSQYSSYQQGQGQQYGSYRASQTGPSAQQQRPYGYEQGQYGNYQQ from the exons ATGTCGGTGGCCTTCGCGTCCGCCCGGCCGAGAGGCAAAGGGGAGGTCACGCAGCAAACCATCCAGAAG ATGCTGGACGAGAACCACCACCTGATCCAGTGCATCCTGGACTATCAGAGCAAGGGCAAGACGGCCGAGTGCACCCA GTACCAGCAGATCCTGCACCGGAACCTGGTCTACCTGGCCACGATCGCGGATTCTAACCAGAACATGCAGTCCCTGCTGCCCGCC CCGCCAACCCAGAGCCTGGCGCTGGGCCCCGGAGGGCTGTCCCAGAGCGGCTCGGGCCAGGGCCTGCACTCGCAGGGCAGCCTCAGCGACGCCATCGGCGCGGGCCTGCCACCATCCTCCCTCATGCAGGCCCAGATCGGCAACG GTCCGAACCACGTGACCCTGCAGCAGACGTCGCAGAGCACGCTGCCCACCACCTCCATGAGCATGTCCGGCAGCGGCCACGGCTCGGGGCCCGGCTACAGCCACTCGGGACCGGCCTCGCAGAGCATCCCCCTGCAGGGCCAGGGCGCCATCAGCAGCTACGTGTCCCGGGCCAACATCAACATGCAGTCCAACCCAG TGTCCATGCTGCACCAGCAGGCAGCCTCGTCCCACTACGGCACGGCACAGGGCGGGAGCCAGCACTACCAGGGCCAGTCCATGGCCATGATGGGCCAGAGCGGGCAGGCGGGCAGCATGATGGGGCAGCGGCCCATGGCGCCCTACCGGCCCTCCCAGCAAG GCTCGTCCCAGCAGTACCTGGGCCAGGAGGAGTACTACGGCAGCGAGCAGTACGGCCACGGCCAGGCCGCCTCGGAGCCCATGAGCCAGCAGTACTACCCTGACG GACATGGCGATTATGCCTACCAGCCGGCGTCCTACACGGAGCAGAGCTATGACCGGTCGTTTGAGGAGTCCACGCAGCACTACTACGAGGGCG GAAACTCACAGTACAGCCAGCAGCAGGCGGGGTACCAGCAGGGCACAGCCCAGCAGCAGACGTACTCCCAGCAGCAGTACCCCAACCAGCAGAGCTACCCCGGGCAGCAGCAAGGCTATG GGCCTGCCCAGGGCGCCCCCTCGCAGTACTCCAGCTACCAGCAGGGACAAGGCCAGCAGTACGGAAGCTACCGAGCGTCTCAGACGGGCCCGTCCGCCCAGCAGCAGCGGCCTTACGGCTACGAGCAG GGCCAGTACGGAAATTACCAGCAGTAA